A region from the Aricia agestis chromosome 12, ilAriAges1.1, whole genome shotgun sequence genome encodes:
- the LOC121732833 gene encoding uncharacterized protein LOC121732833 has product MTDDKEKTLELIEDYRKHEVLWDTKNRFYSNQTKRNTALIAIGKKHKLDIKSVRNKIKSLRSYFAKEYRKVLTTEDYQSTWFAYKPISFIRDSMTPKEQNVVNALEEIAHFDCTDLQEENPDAQAYDMQHEYLYPAQIKNMKASDAYREEERTTVDDRDESGVFGQLVTYKLRRLNPRNKLLAQRQINNILYELELSELDTSTSSPKKSRNAPGKVPPVTPNSGYSSNDE; this is encoded by the exons ATGACAGACGACAAAGAGAAGACGCTGGAGCTGATAGAAGATTACAGAAAACACGAGGTGCTCTGGGACACCAAGAACAGATTCTACTCGAACCAGACTAAGAGGAACACTGCGCTGATAGCGATCGGCAAAAAACACAAACTCGACATAAAGAGCGTAAGGAATAAAATAAAGAGTTTGCGATCGTACTTCGCCAAGGAGTATCGCAAAGTATTGACAACGGAGGACTATCAGTCGACGTGGTTTGCGTACAAACCTATATCTTTTATTCGGGACTCGATGACACCAAAAGAACAAAACGTCGTTAACGCGTTAGAGGAAATCGCT CATTTCGACTGCACCGATTTGCAAGAAGAAAACCCAGACGCTCAAGCGTATGATATGCAGCACGAATACCTATATCCAGCAcagattaaaaatatgaaagccAGCGATGCGTATAGAGAAGAAGAAAGAACGACAGTAGATGACAGAGACGAGAGCGGGGTGTTCGGCCAACTTGTCACATACAAGCTAAGGAGGCTCAACCCTCGGAATAAACTACTAGCTCAACGGCAAATAAACAATATTCTGTACGAGTTGGAGCTCTCAGAATTGGACACCTCCACGTCAAGTCCGAAGAAATCCAGGAATGCCCCAGGAAAAGTACCACCGGTTACTCCAAATTCGGGTTACTCTTCTAATGATGAGTAA
- the LOC121732730 gene encoding uncharacterized protein LOC121732730 yields MPARGSIPWDLDARAFADVFWRCAEARAGGSNPPPDVVRRWRNDARETAIEMWRERLENPQVSVDLVLAIRLVLKEWLDRKTGALSFRLTQVLTGHGCFGRYLCEIVGREENTRCHHCDADRDTADHTVTACPSWIGQRAALTAAIGPDITLPALVRALLHGDPDWKAVEDFAEEVISAKEEAERIREREALDPRTSSGVERLL; encoded by the coding sequence ATGCCTGCTCGCGGGAGCATTCCTTGGGATTTAGACGCGCGTGCCTTCGCCGACGTTTTCTGGCGTTGCGCAGAAGCccgcgcggggggcagcaacccCCCACCGGACGtcgtacgtcggtggaggaaTGACGCTAGAGAGACGGCTATTGAAATGTGGAGGGAGCGGCTAGAGAACCCGCAAGTCAGCGTAGACTTGGTTCTGGCGATCCGTCTGGTACTCAAGGAATGGCTCGACAGGAAGACAGGAGCACTCTCGTTCCGTCTCAcgcaggtgctgaccgggcatgggtgcttcggtcggtacctgtgcgagATCGTCGGAAGGGAGGAGAATACACGCTGTCACCATTGTGACGCGGACAGGGATACGGCCGATCACACCGTGACGGCCTGTCCCTCCTGGATTGGACAACGCGCGGCCCTGACGGCCGCAATCGGACCTGACATCACTCTGCCAGCATTGGTACGAGCCTTGCTGCACGGCGACCCGGACTGGAAAGCGGTGGAAGACTTCGCCGAAGAAGTCATCTCCGCcaaagaggaggccgagcgcataagagaaagggaggcgctcgaccccaGAACGTCTTCTGGGGTCGAGCGCCTCCTTTAA